One genomic segment of Anguilla anguilla isolate fAngAng1 chromosome 2, fAngAng1.pri, whole genome shotgun sequence includes these proteins:
- the LOC118219638 gene encoding rho GDP-dissociation inhibitor 1-like — MAEQEPTPEQLAAIAAENEEEEKVNYRPPAQKSLQEIQELDKNDESLRKYKEALLGAAPVAADPAAPNVVVTRLTLLCETAPGPLVLDLTGDLDSFKKNPFVLKEGVEYRIKISFKVNKEIVSGLKYVQQTFRKGIRIDKTDYMVGSYGPRETEYDFLTTLEEAPKGMLARGTYTIKSKFTDDDKHDHLSWEWDLNIKKDWTD; from the exons atggctgaaCAGGAGCCCACCCCGGAGCAGCTGGCAGCCATCGCGGCTGagaacgaggaggaggagaaggtgaACTACCGGCCCCCGGCCCAGAAGTCCCTGCAGGAGATCCAGGAGCTGGACAAGAACGACGAGAGCCTCCGGAAGTACAAGGAGGCCCTGCTCGGGGCCGCCCCGGTCGCCGCAG ACCCCGCCGCCCCGAACGTGGTGGTGACGCGCCTGACCCTGCTGTGCGAGACTGCCCCGGGCCCCCTGGTCCTGGACCTGACGG GAGATCTGGACTCTTTCAAAAAGAACCCTTTTGTGCTGAAGGAAGGAGTGGAGTATAGGATAAAGATCAGCTTCAAG GTGAACAAAGAGATCGTCTCAGGACTGAAGTATGTCCAGCAGACCTTCAGGAAAGGAATAAGGA ttGACAAAACCGATTACATGGTGGGCAGTTACGGCCCGCGGGAAACTGAGTATGACTTCCTGACCACGCTAGAGGAGGCGCCCAAGGGCATGCTCGCCCGGGGCACCTACACCATCAAGTCCAAGTTCACCGACGACGACAAGCACGACCACCTCTCCTGGGAGTGGGACCTCAACATCAAGAAAGACTGGACAGACTGA
- the LOC118219613 gene encoding cytochrome P450 2K1-like gives MAVLEGFLPQMPPPLTLLEMVLVLFLLYLLSSTPGQGKDPPGPRPLPLLGNLLHLDLKQLHVCLCELSKKYGSVFTVHLGPKKVVVLAGYKTVKQALVNYAKEFGDREISPIFTDALQGHGVTFANGNSWKVMRRFSLKNLRGFAMGKRGSEEKIIEESRHLAEVFGNFKGEPFDTTQPLKYSVSNILSAIMYGCRFDYADPAFHKMVERTKEAVRLSSVEIMLYNMLPWLRWCCGRWLVKRTKMLKITENLVEGIKGLAQGQKDTLNSQDLRGFVDSFLVRQQEESDQPGSYFHNNNLNYTVGNLFAAGMDTTGTTLRWSLLLMAKYPHIQDQVQDELSWVIGDREPRVEDRRNLPYTNAVIHEIQRLCNILPLNFPHTTTCDVTFQGHFIKKGTMVVPLLTSVLWDEEEWETPHSFNPGHFLNEKGCFIKRDAFMPFSAGRRACVGESLARMELFLFFTLLLQRFHFTPPPGVSEDELDLTSTVGFTRSPSPHLLCAVSRT, from the exons ATGGCCGTGTTGGAGGGGTTTTTACCCCAGATGCCCCCACCCTTGACCCTCCTGGAGATGGTGCTGGTGCTGTTTCTGCTCTACCTGCTGTCTTCCACCCCTGGGCAGGGAAAAGACCCACCGGGACCCAGACCCCTGCCCCTCCTTGGGAACCTGCTCCACCTGGACCTCAAACAGCtccatgtgtgtctctgtgag CTGTCTAAGAAATACGGATCTGTGTTCACTGTACACTTGGGCCCCAAGAAGGTGGTCGTCCTGGCAGGCTACAAGACGGTCAAACAGGCGCTGGTCAACTACGCTAAAGAGTTTGGAGACCGGGAAATTTCACCCATATTTACAGATGCTCTGCAAGGACACG GTGTGACGTTTGCCAACGGAAACTCCTGGAAGGTGATGAGACGCTTCTCCCTCAAAAACCTACGCGGCTTCGCGATGGGCAAGAGGGGGAGCGAGGAGAAGATCATCGAGGAGTCGCGCCACCTCGCCGAGGTGTTTGGGAATTTTAAGG GTGAGCCTTTCGACACCACTCAGCCACTGAAGTACTCCGTCTCCAACATATTGAGCGCCATCATGTATGGCTGCCGCTTTGACTACGCTGACCCCGCCTTTCACAAAATGGTCGAGAGGACAAAAGAAGCTGTCCGGCTGTCTTCAGTTGAAATAATG CTTTATAACATGCTCCCTTGGCTGCGCTGGTGTTGTGGCCGGTGGCTGGTGAAACGTACCAAGATGTTGAAGATCACAGAAAACCTGGTAGAAGGGATCAAGGGGCTGGCGCAGGGACAGAAGGACACACTCAACTCCCAGGACCTCAGGGGATTTGTGGACTCCTTCCTGGTTCGGCAGCAGGAG GAGTCAGACCAGCCGGGTTCCTACTTCCACAACAACAACCTGAACTATACTGTCGGCAACCTGTTTGCAGCAGGGATGGATACCACTGGAACCACCCTGAGATGGAGCCTACTGCTGATGGCCAAATACCCCCACATACAAG ATCAGGTTCAGGACGAGTTGAGTTGGGTCATTGGGGACCGGGAACCCCGGGTGGAGGACCGGAGGAACCTGCCCTACACAAACGCCGTGATCCACGAGATCCAGAGACTGTGCAACATTCTACCACTGAACTttccccacaccaccacctgCGATGTCACCTTCCAGGGACACTTCATCAAGAAG GGAACAATGGTGGTCCCACTCCTGACGTCAGTCTTGTGGGACGAGGAAGAGTGGGAGACGCCCCACAGCTTCAACCCCGGCCACTTCCTGAATGAGAAGGGCTGCTTCATCAAGAGAGACGCCTTCATGCCCTTCTctgcag GGCGACGGGCCTGTGTGGGAGAGAGCCTGGCCAGGATGgagctcttcctcttcttcacccTCCTCCTGCAGAGGTTCCACTTCACACCACCACCGGGGGTGTCCGAGGACGAGCTGGACCTGACATCGACTGTGGGGTTCACCCGCAGCCCATCCCCCCACCTGCTGTGCGCTGTGAGCCGGACCTAA